CATTTCATTCAAGAccatattaaaccattcaaacaTCATCTAACCTTATCAATTCACTTCTATAACATCAATCAACTAAGGGTGCTTGTTAGTCTACTTGTTCATATTCTAAGCATTTTCAAACATGTTTGTGCAATATATCCATAACATTTTCCATGCCAAGCATCATCAAAACATTCAACCAATctccacatacatatatatacatttatgatTCATGCCATAACCAAAAACattaacatatacatataccATAACAAAATACTAATTCATCCTTTTGACTTCAAGTGTTATAAATATAAGAGTCCCTTAGGTACATGCCCTGACTAACAAAAGAAATTCATCCAGATTTATGAGTTCAGGATTCTTGGTTGATGTTGAAAGTCGTTGTTTGATTTTCCAAAACACCTAACCTACGCACGTAAGCAAATTCGTATGTTAAGTATAACTCAATGATACTTCTATATTCGAACATTAGAACATAATATAATTCATGTAATGCATAAACCaggaaacaaaaatttaaatgaaagttAACAAGTCAATCTACAAGTCCAAATACAtcacttgattatacaatttaTTTTGCTTATCTTAAAACAAGCTATCATAGTTGCAGCAAATACATTTCCCCATATATCAATCGAATTGACTAAATCATGCAAtatcaaattcatatttttggAATTATAATTTGATATCCACTATCCACccttatttcaatttcatatatataatcaatTTTCAATTCCACATACGTGACAACATATTTCATCACAAAACTGATTCAATTGCACATTTACAACAATAAACAATATTTTCAAAactatttaatttagtctttatcgCTAACAATCAATTCAAATCAACTCCATTCAGCTTGTTTTATCATTtccaatttaacttataatctTATCATGCAACAAAATTCATAAACACAACAGTTGAAAATGTTCGAATTATAGGAATACAAATCGTAAACTCCGAGCTATTTGTCAACAACCTTATTCTTTCCCTTCATTTTTAAGGAATTTGGCTCATTGTTAGCTAAGATTAACATAAATATACAAAAACGTCAATATATAGTCAATTCTACACTTAATTGTAAATTTACACAAATTTTACAGTTTATTCGATTTAGTATCTAAAATCGAAACTAGCCTGACTTTCATTTTAGAACTCAAAACTTCACCCTGAATTCACTATAGTCCAATTTGGACCTCTTATTCCTCATTTCTACCATCAATTCCtaaatttatgcattttagtccctattgaacaaaactataaattaacttcacaatttagtcattttttacctCCAAGCTTATAACctatcaatttagttcctaaaacttcaagaaatcatTAATGGCATCTTTTCAAAGCTTTAACAGCTTCAAGAAATAACACACGGCTCAACTAGATTAAGCTcctaggatttcaaaaacgtaaaagttacaagaaaatgactaaattgcactaaccaattaaAGATCAAAGGTTGAAACATTTAATAGCCGAAgcttctcctctcttctttttGTTTCGATTTTCTTTGCATGAAAAAGATGAGCAATGTGTTTTTTTCTCCACTAtctttgttttataatattttattattaaattttatttatttaattaaaatttataacatttatcatttcAAAACCTACACCACCGTTCACTTTCATTTATGTAGTGGTATAATTTCCACTTAAATCCCTTATCAAATATCTAATTAAAGATTCTCtagaaaatttaaacttttaacaCTTTTGCAATTTAGGCCCTACATATTAAATAACCACTAGTTCGAtaaaattacctatccaaaattcaattcacctataaaatattaaatattaaatatttatagatcCGATTTACGAAAACGAGGTCCCAAAACTGCATTTTTCAACAACGCTGGCTTTAGGATCGTTGCACTTTTACCTAAATTAACTATCAATTAAATACAATTACCAAACCAAATCGTAATATATTTCTATACTAGCCtcgtaaatataatatttacgaacACAGTTTACTAAAATAGCATTTTGAGTCAATAGTTGTGCGATCATTTTGAGTCAAtagttgtggcatgtatataagtgtcTTGgtgtatattttaatatataaaaggcTTGATGAGATAAAAATTTATGATGAGTTTGAATGTTAGTCATGATATGTGAATTAGAAATGCATGATTTGGCAATGGTTGATGCTTAGTTGAAATAATATATGTTGTTGTCATGCTTGACATGTGATTCGGCATATATTTGATTTTGTTCATTTGAATGGTCATAAAATTTGTGATGGTAGAATTGTACATGTAGGCAAATGTTGAGTTTGGAAAAACATAGTTAACATAGTTGGATGGATATTTGGGACAAATAGGCTTAATTGGTGAATGGTTGAGAAATGGGACTTTTTCTTGATATTGATGTTCTTGTTCAAGGTCTATAACCATTGGTGTGTGCAATGTGCATAAATGCATGTAATTAAAATGGAATGGCATGTTTCAAGATGGTATGACATAAGTAAGGGTTGGTATTTGAATGGTTAATTGTTATATCATAATGTCATTTCAATTATTTGAGTTTGGTCGATGATTAAGCATTGAATGCTTTGTTAAGAGGTTGGATTAAATGCTTGAGTTTGCTTAACatgatttggtaagttttgaataaaGTAAAAGCGATGATTTGTTGAACATATATTGATAGGTATGGTTGGAAGCTTtgatttaggtaccaaattgtgcatttttgtcaaaaacaGGGGTCATGTCTCAACGACCAACCTTCCGCATCACAACGTCAACCGATAGTAAGTGATGTCACAACATGGAAGAGATGACATCACGACGTCGGGTTTGAATTTttaaactttgcaatttggtcctaattcgtGCTCAGGTtgacaaaagagctttcgtaagctcaattaAGTCTCGAAATTGATTGTTAAGTgtaaattgaatgtgaatgatGTTTAATCAcatgattgatttatttatttttgtatattttactattatttctcCAGCAATAGATGTAAAATTTCATAGTTCGAATTCGACGATTAACTtgttaactcaaattttttttcacttaattcgATCGAACACGCACATCTATTCTTGATTATTGATTATTGATAGATTGATTGGTGTTTGTTGTTGTTAATTGTTAATTATTTGGTTGGTGAAGCTAATCTAAATTGTTGATTTTTTATTAGCTGGTCGAGTTTGTACATTGAGGATTCTAGTTCAATGTTTGCCAAAGGCCACTTAATTCAAGTTAGACTTCAACATTTGGAATTTTATGTTCATGCACCTTGATTTTTGGCATCTTTCATTTTTAGTGGGCCTTGTCTCCAACTTTTCAAATTGTGATTGACGTGATTCTTCATGAAGTAGTAATGATATTTGATCCAGTAGTTCTTCCAATTATGATTCTTTATCAAATGGTTATAGTCCAATGTTGTATAGTTCAAGAAGTATATTAAAGAGAAGCTCATGTGGCGGTTGAAGCCGCTCCATTATTGCATTATATGGCGACTTAGCTTGTCGTTCTCCCAATTCAAAGGTTTCTTTGATTTTGAAGATGAAGGGatagttttaggttttttttttttaaggctTTCCTTTTTCCTTAGAGATTTCTTTTAGGCTTAATGTATAATTTAGTATTTAGTTTAATTCGAACTTTTtttagttgatttgataaaaattaataattaattaacaatataaataattaattttcatcaaatcaactctaaaatcGAAATTAAATCACAAATATTGGTACTTGAtaaattaaatgcaaaattaaataaattcacattaacactaaatttattctattaataaaatcatgataatttcaaacataataatactaacaattaattttcatcaaatcaatcttAAAACGGAAACAACACTAAAAGTTAAAATTGTTATCTtttaatactaaaatatatattttttgtagaaTACAAACATTAAATTAGATTAAGAAAATTACATAAataccatattaattttttatcaaaatttaagaataaaatgatatattacaattttaatttttctttttaatcttgCATTTGTTTCGTTTGTAGCTGTTTCCAAGACGTCCCATAAAGAAATCGATAAAAAGATTTAGCAAACATTGATAGCAGCCGAAAGAGCAGACCTGAGACCATGATCACAACAAAATTATAATTCAAACTTAATAATTCATCATCATCTATATTCAAACTCGACAAACTTTGCAAAACCAAATATAAATCCATTCAAGCCTAGCCCCCCAAAGAAAAATCCGCAAGCCTTGATCCCAATCTCCTCAATCAACAGCCCCCCTCCTCCCCCCCCCACCACCACCACCCCCCCAGcatccccccccaaaaaaaaaaaaagtctatggcaatttcttcattcaatcctaAAACCGAAACCTACACTTCCCCAAGGCCCCCTATCAAGCTCCCAACAAGCCCTGACCTCTCACTCACCTCCTTTATTTTCCAATCCACTTCCTCCATCCCTCATCACACCGCTCTCATCGATGCTACTTCTAACGAAACCCTAACCTTTCTTCAACTCAAAGCTCATGTTTCGTCTCTTGCTTATGCATTACGCCACCAATTTCACGTTGCTAAACATGATGTCGTACTTATCTTTGCCCCCAACTCAATACGTTTCCCCATTTCTTTCCTTGCGATCGTCTCTCTTGGTGCCATTGCCACCACTGCCAACCCTTCTTTCACTTTCACCGAGATATCCAAACAAGTCAAAGATTCCAATCCCAAGCTTATCATCACAATCCCTCAGCTTTATAGCAAAGTTAGCCAGTTCAATGTTCCATTGGTTTTCTTACAATCATCAAGCTCCCCCAACTTATCATCAGCTATTCCAAAATTCTCTTTTTACTCTGATATTATAAAAAACTACGCTGACCAttttttgaattcgaataacGATGTACAGCAGAACGATGTGGCGGCATTGATGTACTCATCTGGAACAACCGGAACCAGTAAAGGGGTGATGCTGACACATAAAAATTTCATCGCTTCGACCTTAAATTTCACTGCCGATCAAGACAGGTACATGGAAGGAAGGAGTGTATGTTTGTGTTTCTTGCCAATGTTTCATGGGTTTGGTTCGGTCTTAACGTTGGCACAATTGAGAAGAGGAAATGTATTGGTTTCGATGGCCGAGTTTGGGCTGGACAAAGTGTTGGGTGCCATCGAGAAGTACAAGGTCACGCATATGTTCGTTGTGCCTCCGGTTATGGTTTCTTTGGCAAAGCAATGGCAGATGATGAACAATAAGTCTGATTTATCATCGTTGAAGCAAATTATATGTAGTGCAGCCCCACTGAGCAGAGATTTGATCGAGACATGTGCCAACATTTTGCCCCATGTTCAAATTTTTCAGGTAGTAGAACCAAAACCCAATACCCCCCCACTTGTACAACACGCCAAAATCCAAAGCTGCAAATCAGAAAGCAGCAGAAGCCAACAAGTCACAAACTAGAACATAAAAGCCGTCCAAACCATAATTCAACAAACCAGAAAAACTCTGCCCTTATAAGTCCCACACATCAAACCTTTCAATATGTTGTTCACTTAGGTGCATGAGATTTATACATTAAAGATGCATTAAATATTTATCAGACCGAGGCTTTGACCTCaacacatttgaaaattttcataaaatccctttaaattgtttagaaattttaattaggCCATTCAAatgttttcataattttcattaagctcctaaatttaaaaaaaaaaattaattagacctaaaaatttttaaaatatttattaaatcttaaaatttttaaaatttttaatgttaagATCTACTAGTGTTCCgtgatattattatatataaaaatttgaagtAGCCCATTCTGCTTTGTTGCCTCTTGGAAAATGTGAAAGGGAGATGTTCGTAAATAATTTCACAGCCCTATAGCTACTTCATGAATTTACAATAATATTTGATTAGCGTCTGAGAATCCTGCAGTACTGTTTTTGGTTGCATAATAGAATTAAGTGGTTTATTAAGTTGTAAAATGAGGAATTAAAATGCAAACATGCATGGTGCAGGGATATGGTATGACAGAAGCTTGCGGGAAAATTTCAATGGAAAATCCGAAGGAAGGCCTTGGTTTCTCAGGATCAACCGGAAGTCTAATGCCTCTAATTCAAGCCAAAATTGTTAGTTTAAGCACAATGAACTCCCTTCCTCCAAATCAGATTGGAGAAATATGGATTCCAGGACCCACAATTACACCAGGTAAATATGCTTTATAATTAACCATGCCTCAGAATGACCATcacttttataaaagaaaaatatatagtcTCTAGGAAAAGAGCAATTTCTTATCCTGATCTTTATTCATAGGGGACAATCAAGtatgggattttttttttttggttgaacCTTTGCTCATAACTTTCGCTACAAGAAATGCAAGAATTGCCCTTTTATCTATCAAGATCACAGTTGTGAGCTTgtacttcttttttttccttctcgcTTTAttcaaatagaaataaaagtgttTGGTATTTTAGTTACAGGACAGACATGAATAGTTATTGTCCTTTTATCTAACTACATTATATACAAACCGTGACCaagattttgaataatttgaagtTGTTAGGATATTTAGGTGAATGTAATGAAGATGTTAGGATTCTTAGGTAACATAGTCATCACCtacataatatgtatatatatatttttttaatttgattaaatttagtttttaagttaaatttttttaatcaaatcgttgattaaaatattaattttttgacGATGTTAGCATGACAATCTATGTAATAATCCATACATATTTTATGTTGACAtgatattgtttattttatatgtcagtcaataaataatttaaaaattataaaaaatttaaattttaaaataattataaaaagttcataaaaatttaaaaaataataaataaagtagaCATGAattgtcatgtttaaaaatttaacattttaactaGTATTTccgttaaaaattaataattcaaatattgTTGAGAGATGTTAAATTTGACTCttcttaaaaaatttaatgtcaaatttaactaaaaaaaataagagtaaatttggcaaaaaatgtaaatattaaagtagtACCTAATGAAATAAAGCATTAGTTTTAACTACTCCCTTGAATCTCAAGCTATTCCTTTTATCTAGTGAGTGCGTGACAAAATATGGATGATAATTacgaattgattttttttaatacatataaattaaGGTAATTTGACAACATCATTTGTGGACtattattttaggttattttaacAATCCAGAAGCTACAAAGGTAGGTATAAATGAGCAAGGATGGCTACGTACTGGTGATCTAGGTTATTTCGATGAACAAGGACAATTATTTGTTGTAGATCGAATAAAGGAGCTTATTAAATGTTATGGTTTTCAGGTAATAAATTATTCAtacattattttaatagtttgttattaaaatgtgtatttgataggtgtagcgacgtaaaaatttcttcttttggtcactaattgaggcgatttattggaaatttaaaaatcgacttttgattttattaaaaaaaggagtcgccaccgatcttttttcctaggtgtgatcggacacctaataaatcctctttttcaaaagaaaatttattttttaaacaaaaagaaggccgagtttaggtctacgtttaaagccaaagaaaaaaataggattcgggagtcggttacacacgaggaaggtattagcaccctcgcgacgcccaaaattggtatctcgttaaacatgtgttgtcttaattttcaaaaatgcgagttcaatgtgacatttaatcatgatccgatcaaaacacgagaatttttataatttcgatTTCTTTTGAAAAGGACGTTCCGTTTTTAACACAAGCtgattgatattcacccaacatagcgatgaaatctacgacttaatgttaaattggcgcgttgccttatttattgaaataaaaaaaatgaataaaaataaaaagaaaaaactaatatTGATGTTGAAATAAGATGTGATCTGATAGGGGAACCGAAACAGTAATTATTCCTTCCCATCAAAACGTAGTACATCagcggggactaaattgaaaattgcgaCAAACTTcgggaccaaattaaaaataaaaaatgacttaattgcaaagtaaataaaaaaagcaGAAGGCTtaaaagcgcaattagcccttccgttaaaaaacacgcggatcctaggagGGTCGGGTCGGGTTAATTCAGTCCAAgtcaaaacgacgttgttttggggtTTAATGGTCAACCCCAAGATGAcatcgttttggagggctataaaaGGCccattttcttcaaaaaaatcatttttggacttgaaaggaaagaaaaaaaaagagagagggaaagggtgggtgatttccggccacaaggccggtcatcgtccggtcgccggaccGCCATCGGTCGCCGTTGGCGCCACAATACACGGCAGTCGAACCTCAAAAAAAACCCTTTTTCGATAATTCTAAAATAGGTaagtttctttcttttatttttattttcgtataaaaaacagaataaaattaaaaggaaaacaataaacaaacaaagaacttaaaacgagaatagacaaaggaacctcttttgctttgatcttcgattaatctccaaaaaaagaACCAGCCTCTCAaaaaaactagcctttacaataactcttctccttgattactctccaaaaaacctctccaaaaatcctttacaataactttctctccaAAAACTTTTTTTCTCCTTctttaaatacaaaatatgagaaggcttatatagccatttacaaaatatttttttattgtttatgtcttcatttgtaggtacaagtggtggtggagcaagtgtggctagtggagtaggtagtagagcaagtgtggctagtggagttggtggtggagcaattgtggctagtggagttggtggtggcaaaggctaggatttagttgaggaaagtttaggttgtgggctagggttttttattttgatttgggcttagggtttgggccattgggattttgatgtaaattgggctttgggtagttaagattttgggttttgggtttaattttggtgggttgggtaaggctaaattgggttttgatgtaaatgggttaaaattggcctacaacagctgcccctctttgattattatcgtgtaacgggaatagagcaaagatacaaagaaaggccaatttttcccggtcttgctaagtatggacttctttggtgctcttctcatcgaggtagtctctttccagtccaccgcatcttgtagctttggttcaatccactgcaaattcggagatatgccttgtagcttcaatctactccaatgtaacttcaagggtATGAGATTCGTGGCTTCGAtccgcttcactgtaacttcaaaaagataagatctacaacttcaatctgtTCTTCTAttgcttcagtgagataaggtttgtagtcttctcttctgcaactttagaaaggcaagatctgatatcctcgatcagctccactgcaacttca
This window of the Gossypium hirsutum isolate 1008001.06 chromosome A09, Gossypium_hirsutum_v2.1, whole genome shotgun sequence genome carries:
- the LOC107886731 gene encoding 4-coumarate--CoA ligase-like 7 isoform X1; this encodes MAISSFNPKTETYTSPRPPIKLPTSPDLSLTSFIFQSTSSIPHHTALIDATSNETLTFLQLKAHVSSLAYALRHQFHVAKHDVVLIFAPNSIRFPISFLAIVSLGAIATTANPSFTFTEISKQVKDSNPKLIITIPQLYSKVSQFNVPLVFLQSSSSPNLSSAIPKFSFYSDIIKNYADHFLNSNNDVQQNDVAALMYSSGTTGTSKGVMLTHKNFIASTLNFTADQDRYMEGRSVCLCFLPMFHGFGSVLTLAQLRRGNVLVSMAEFGLDKVLGAIEKYKVTHMFVVPPVMVSLAKQWQMMNNKSDLSSLKQIICSAAPLSRDLIETCANILPHVQIFQGYGMTEACGKISMENPKEGLGFSGSTGSLMPLIQAKIVSLSTMNSLPPNQIGEIWIPGPTITPGYFNNPEATKVGINEQGWLRTGDLGYFDEQGQLFVVDRIKELIKCYGFQVINYSYIILIVCY
- the LOC107886731 gene encoding 4-coumarate--CoA ligase-like 7 isoform X2, with translation MAISSFNPKTETYTSPRPPIKLPTSPDLSLTSFIFQSTSSIPHHTALIDATSNETLTFLQLKAHVSSLAYALRHQFHVAKHDVVLIFAPNSIRFPISFLAIVSLGAIATTANPSFTFTEISKQVKDSNPKLIITIPQLYSKVSQFNVPLVFLQSSSSPNLSSAIPKFSFYSDIIKNYADHFLNSNNDVQQNDVAALMYSSGTTGTSKGVMLTHKNFIASTLNFTADQDRYMEGRSVCLCFLPMFHGFGSVLTLAQLRRGNVLVSMAEFGLDKVLGAIEKYKVTHMFVVPPVMVSLAKQWQMMNNKSDLSSLKQIICSAAPLSRDLIETCANILPHVQIFQGYGMTEACGKISMENPKEGLGFSGSTGSLMPLIQAKIVSLSTMNSLPPNQIGEIWIPGPTITPGYFNNPEATKVGINEQGWLRTGDLGYFDEQGQLFVVDRIKELIKCYGFQFVIKMCI